One window from the genome of Bradyrhizobium xenonodulans encodes:
- a CDS encoding O-acetylhomoserine aminocarboxypropyltransferase/cysteine synthase family protein: MRRETLAVHGGFDNDPATKAVAVPIYQTASYAFDSADHGAALFNLEADGFRYTRIGNPTNAVLEKRVAALEGGIEALSVACGQAAVNYAVVNVAEMGTNIVSVPQLYGTTHTLFAHILPRQGIMVRFSEDDRPASVERLIDDDTRAVFCESVGNPAGNVCDIEAMAEVAHRHGVPLIVDNTVPTPILLRPIEYGADIVVESLTKFMGGHGTTLGGIIVDGGRFPWAKHRRRFPMMNEPETSYHGLVFTERYGAAAYIARCRAVSQRTTGAVLAPMNAFLLLQGIETVALRIERHVENGEKVARFLRDDRRVGWVNYAGFHDSPYYALTQKYLGGRACSLLTFGVAGGFEAGKRFYDALKLCKRLVNIGDAKTLACHPASTTHRQMSADEQDKAGVRPEMIRLSVGIEHIDDIIADLDQALCAAN, encoded by the coding sequence ATGAGGAGAGAGACTCTTGCCGTCCACGGCGGCTTCGACAACGATCCGGCAACGAAAGCCGTTGCCGTACCGATCTACCAGACGGCCTCGTATGCATTCGACAGCGCCGACCACGGAGCCGCGCTTTTCAACCTCGAAGCGGACGGCTTCCGATACACCCGGATCGGCAATCCGACCAACGCCGTGCTGGAGAAGCGCGTCGCCGCCCTGGAAGGGGGGATCGAGGCGCTCAGCGTGGCCTGCGGTCAGGCCGCGGTAAACTATGCGGTGGTCAATGTCGCGGAGATGGGCACCAACATCGTCTCGGTCCCGCAGCTCTACGGCACCACGCATACGCTCTTCGCGCACATCCTGCCGAGGCAGGGCATTATGGTCCGGTTTTCGGAAGATGACCGGCCGGCGAGCGTCGAAAGACTGATCGACGATGACACCCGGGCGGTGTTCTGCGAGAGCGTCGGAAATCCGGCCGGAAACGTCTGCGACATCGAAGCGATGGCCGAGGTCGCGCACAGGCACGGCGTCCCGTTGATCGTCGACAACACGGTCCCGACACCGATCCTGCTCCGACCGATCGAATACGGCGCAGACATCGTCGTGGAGTCGCTGACGAAATTCATGGGTGGGCACGGCACCACGCTCGGTGGAATTATCGTCGACGGCGGCAGGTTCCCCTGGGCGAAGCATCGCCGGCGCTTCCCGATGATGAACGAGCCGGAGACATCGTACCATGGGCTGGTCTTCACCGAGCGATACGGGGCCGCCGCCTACATTGCGCGTTGCCGCGCCGTCTCCCAGAGGACCACCGGCGCCGTCCTGGCGCCGATGAACGCTTTCCTGCTGCTACAGGGCATTGAGACCGTCGCGCTCCGCATCGAGCGGCACGTCGAAAATGGCGAGAAGGTCGCGCGGTTCTTGCGCGATGACCGCCGTGTCGGGTGGGTGAACTATGCGGGCTTTCACGACAGCCCGTATTACGCGCTGACACAGAAGTATCTGGGTGGCCGGGCGTGTTCGCTGCTGACCTTTGGCGTGGCTGGAGGCTTCGAGGCGGGCAAGCGGTTCTACGACGCGCTGAAGCTCTGCAAAAGGCTAGTCAATATCGGCGATGCGAAAACACTCGCCTGCCACCCCGCCTCGACAACGCACCGGCAAATGTCGGCCGACGAACAGGACAAGGCCGGCGTGCGGCCCGAGATGATCAGGCTGAGCGTCGGAATCGAGCACATCGACGACATCATCGCGGATCTCGATCAGGCTCTCTGTGCCGCGAACTGA
- the metA gene encoding homoserine O-succinyltransferase MetA, with the protein MTVLIDIDSHEHHLFSRAPGAGVHAAASPGNRVECLDIGVINNMSDAALMSTERQLFDLINAAAGRLFVRLHFYTMAATPRSEWGRDYVRRYYRGIDDLLNRRLDGVIVTGAEPRAASLTEEPYWATFAEIADWAAENTVSSVFSCLAVHAAVLHLDGVARRKLPSKCFGVFAQTKTRHHPLLQDVPKTFKIPHARWNEVEEGDLARCGYSVLTWSAETGADCFVKQQKESLFVHFQGHPEYETQSLLGEYRRDMGRFLRGENDICPTLPSGYFGNEAEELQIAFRQKALSDRRPELFADFPADQVAKDLTNVWHQPAKRIYRNWLLYMVSQRARRSKPLGMREAALSAAGAPAHRDARKVAAARSARPARSPNPVTRRRLGYCE; encoded by the coding sequence ATGACTGTCCTAATCGACATCGATTCGCACGAACACCACCTCTTCTCGAGAGCGCCGGGTGCAGGCGTCCATGCGGCGGCGTCACCGGGAAACCGGGTGGAGTGCCTCGACATCGGGGTCATCAATAACATGTCGGATGCTGCCTTGATGTCGACAGAGCGCCAGCTGTTCGATCTCATTAATGCGGCGGCCGGACGACTTTTCGTCAGGCTGCACTTCTACACGATGGCGGCGACCCCCCGTTCGGAATGGGGGCGCGATTACGTGCGGCGATACTATCGTGGCATCGACGATCTCTTGAACAGGCGCCTGGATGGTGTGATCGTGACCGGCGCCGAACCCAGGGCCGCCAGCCTGACGGAAGAGCCATATTGGGCCACTTTCGCAGAGATCGCCGACTGGGCCGCGGAGAATACCGTGTCGTCGGTGTTTTCCTGCCTGGCCGTCCATGCGGCCGTCCTGCACCTGGACGGCGTTGCGCGTCGCAAGCTGCCCAGCAAGTGTTTCGGTGTCTTCGCTCAGACAAAGACGAGACATCATCCCTTGCTGCAAGATGTGCCGAAGACCTTCAAGATTCCGCACGCCAGGTGGAACGAGGTGGAGGAGGGGGATCTGGCGCGCTGCGGATATTCAGTGCTCACGTGGTCGGCTGAGACTGGCGCCGACTGCTTCGTCAAGCAGCAGAAGGAGAGCCTTTTCGTTCATTTCCAGGGGCACCCGGAATACGAAACCCAGAGCCTGCTGGGCGAATATAGGAGAGATATGGGTCGTTTCCTCCGGGGAGAGAACGACATCTGTCCGACGCTCCCGAGCGGCTATTTCGGCAATGAGGCCGAAGAGCTGCAAATCGCTTTCCGACAGAAAGCACTTTCCGACAGACGCCCGGAACTCTTCGCCGATTTCCCTGCCGATCAAGTGGCCAAGGACCTGACCAACGTCTGGCATCAGCCGGCCAAGCGCATATACCGCAATTGGCTGCTGTATATGGTATCGCAGCGAGCTCGACGCTCAAAGCCGTTGGGCATGCGGGAAGCGGCTCTCTCTGCGGCCGGAGCGCCGGCACATCGCGATGCGCGCAAGGTGGCTGCCGCTCGATCCGCTCGCCCGGCGCGGTCGCCAAATCCGGTGACCAGGAGGCGGCTCGGATATTGCGAGTGA
- a CDS encoding acyl-CoA acyltransferase, producing MIRCREIGIADLDAIADLLTRGFPIRSRDYWIKGLRRLSVRETPDSFPRFGYMLEHDRTPVGALLLIHTARKDAGRTSIRCNLSSWYVDPAFRSYAPMLTKVAQRHNDVTYVNISPARWTWQAIEAQGFRRYCGGLLFSFPAVSRPAKAMRVEVVRQDAQAVDGLSEADVVLLARHAAYDCLSLVCRALDGRAFPFVLQPMRVRRIRLPAMQMIYCPDVADYIACAGAIGRFLLRRGRISIALDANGPIPNLVGIYREPIGRKYFKGPHCPRLADLSDSELVIYGP from the coding sequence ATGATCCGATGCCGCGAGATAGGAATAGCTGATCTTGACGCCATCGCCGACCTTCTGACACGCGGCTTTCCCATCCGCTCGCGCGACTACTGGATTAAAGGACTCCGGCGCCTGTCCGTGCGCGAGACGCCCGATAGTTTCCCGCGCTTCGGCTATATGCTCGAGCATGATCGGACCCCCGTCGGCGCCCTGCTGTTGATCCACACCGCGCGGAAGGATGCCGGACGCACCTCCATCCGCTGCAATCTCTCGAGCTGGTATGTGGACCCTGCCTTTCGCAGTTACGCGCCGATGCTGACCAAGGTCGCTCAGCGCCACAACGACGTCACTTACGTCAATATCAGTCCGGCGCGATGGACCTGGCAAGCCATTGAAGCGCAGGGGTTTCGCCGCTATTGCGGCGGCTTGCTCTTCTCGTTTCCGGCAGTGTCGCGCCCGGCCAAGGCCATGCGTGTCGAAGTGGTTCGGCAGGACGCGCAGGCCGTCGACGGGTTGTCCGAAGCCGATGTCGTGCTGCTTGCGCGTCACGCGGCCTACGATTGCCTCAGCCTGGTATGCCGCGCGCTCGACGGCCGCGCCTTTCCGTTCGTTCTGCAGCCGATGCGCGTCCGTCGCATCAGGCTGCCGGCCATGCAGATGATCTATTGCCCTGACGTGGCGGACTACATCGCATGCGCCGGCGCGATCGGCCGCTTCTTGCTCCGGCGTGGCCGGATATCGATCGCACTCGATGCCAATGGCCCCATACCCAACCTCGTCGGCATCTACAGGGAGCCGATCGGCCGCAAGTACTTCAAGGGCCCGCATTGTCCCCGGCTGGCCGATCTGTCGGATTCCGAGCTCGTGATCTATGGGCCATAA
- a CDS encoding branched-chain amino acid aminotransferase, with the protein MMPGPNSVSHSRTWTFFQGEWHEGNVPIMGPRTHGLWLGSTIFDGARAFEGVTPDLDRHCARVNQSAVYFGLKPVVDPGTWLGLAHEGIARFQPDAELYIRPMYWPQNGVGGGVLFDPETTDWCLCIYEAPIPKPVGSAITLSPFRRPTAESAPVGAKASCLYPNCSRALIEAASRGFQNCLMLDMLGNVAEFGNSNVFMAKDGVVYTPAPNGTFLNGITRQRVIELLRGDGITVLETTLRYSDFVTADEIFSTGNFAKVAPVIRIDGRQLSPGRFYARARRLYWDFAHETKLAA; encoded by the coding sequence ATGATGCCTGGCCCCAACTCCGTCAGCCATTCCCGGACATGGACGTTCTTCCAAGGCGAGTGGCACGAGGGCAATGTGCCGATCATGGGGCCGCGGACCCATGGGCTCTGGCTCGGTTCGACCATCTTCGACGGCGCGCGCGCCTTTGAAGGCGTTACCCCTGACCTCGATCGTCATTGCGCCCGCGTCAATCAATCCGCGGTCTATTTCGGGCTCAAACCGGTCGTCGATCCCGGTACGTGGCTCGGACTTGCGCATGAGGGTATCGCCCGTTTCCAGCCCGATGCCGAGCTCTACATCCGCCCGATGTACTGGCCGCAGAACGGCGTCGGCGGCGGCGTGCTCTTCGATCCGGAAACGACCGACTGGTGCCTTTGCATCTACGAAGCACCGATCCCCAAGCCTGTTGGCAGCGCGATCACGCTGTCGCCGTTCCGCAGACCGACCGCCGAATCCGCGCCGGTCGGTGCCAAGGCCTCCTGTCTTTACCCGAACTGCTCCCGCGCGCTCATCGAGGCCGCCTCGCGCGGCTTCCAGAATTGCTTGATGCTGGACATGCTCGGTAACGTCGCGGAGTTCGGCAATTCCAACGTGTTCATGGCGAAGGATGGCGTCGTCTATACGCCGGCGCCAAATGGCACGTTCCTGAACGGAATTACGCGGCAGCGCGTGATCGAACTTTTGCGCGGTGACGGCATCACCGTGCTGGAGACAACGCTGCGCTATTCCGATTTCGTCACTGCGGACGAGATCTTTTCGACCGGCAATTTCGCCAAGGTCGCGCCCGTAATCCGGATCGACGGACGGCAACTGTCGCCCGGGCGCTTTTATGCGCGTGCGCGAAGGCTGTATTGGGATTTCGCGCACGAGACGAAGCTTGCGGCGTGA
- a CDS encoding A24 family peptidase encodes MSWIASTTSCLEIALLLYVATIDIATRLIRNEICLALAFLGIVGQLANPMQIGQSLIVAAILFLVLFVIYQRGMIGGGDVKLLVVLAIGLPLTGVIELLTATALTGGVLAAVHLMMRHLPHPKLAPAGSSLVRRIYAIERWRHLRHAPLPYGVAIASGGIWAISSKGF; translated from the coding sequence ATGAGCTGGATTGCGTCCACGACCTCGTGTCTGGAAATCGCATTGTTGTTGTATGTCGCAACGATCGATATCGCGACACGGTTGATCCGAAACGAAATTTGTCTGGCGCTGGCATTCCTCGGGATCGTTGGTCAATTGGCCAACCCGATGCAGATTGGCCAGTCGCTGATCGTTGCAGCAATCCTGTTTCTGGTGCTCTTCGTGATATACCAGCGCGGAATGATCGGCGGCGGCGATGTCAAGTTGCTGGTTGTCCTGGCGATCGGTCTGCCGCTGACCGGCGTGATTGAGCTGTTGACAGCAACTGCATTGACCGGTGGCGTTCTGGCCGCGGTGCATCTGATGATGCGCCACCTGCCACATCCGAAGCTGGCGCCCGCCGGATCGTCGCTGGTGCGAAGGATTTACGCGATAGAGCGCTGGCGTCATTTGCGACATGCGCCGCTGCCTTACGGGGTCGCGATTGCCAGCGGCGGTATCTGGGCCATTTCGAGCAAGGGATTTTGA
- the cpaB gene encoding Flp pilus assembly protein CpaB has protein sequence MSSALRVSIIMVLLLAATALGLIAYSVNQSKDPVVAEIVAKQPAGPATVGYFVTTHALSKGTLARDEDFTVRQAAPDRIPAGAILETPDTKAGLPGSLVRKFVDAGSAITLQDILRPRDRGFLASVLAPDSRAISIKVDEETGVSGLIRPGDNVDVVLTQVFEKADPARRAVSETVLSNVRVIAIDQEIAQGGRPVSNAVAGKTAQTVSLELTPEQVKKVSVAKQLGTLSLVVRAAAEQWDKADTGATSSCDVSPELARQSAVAGQSTTVVIYNGRELKQYSVRKQDMDDDALVACEGATEAARLTAAALGDAGKVPEKR, from the coding sequence ATGTCGTCTGCATTGCGCGTCTCGATTATCATGGTGCTGTTGCTTGCGGCTACGGCGCTTGGGCTCATTGCCTACAGTGTGAACCAATCGAAAGATCCGGTTGTTGCGGAGATCGTGGCAAAGCAGCCAGCCGGGCCCGCGACGGTTGGTTACTTTGTTACGACACATGCGCTTTCGAAAGGAACGCTGGCGCGCGACGAGGATTTCACCGTGCGCCAGGCTGCGCCAGATCGTATTCCGGCAGGGGCGATCCTCGAAACGCCCGACACCAAGGCCGGACTTCCCGGTTCTCTGGTTCGCAAATTCGTCGACGCCGGCAGCGCCATTACATTGCAGGACATCCTGCGCCCGCGGGATCGCGGCTTCCTCGCCAGCGTTCTGGCGCCGGACAGCCGTGCGATCAGCATCAAGGTCGACGAGGAGACTGGCGTCTCCGGGCTGATCAGGCCGGGCGACAATGTCGACGTGGTGTTGACCCAGGTGTTCGAGAAGGCTGATCCGGCGCGTCGGGCCGTCAGCGAAACCGTCCTCTCCAATGTGCGCGTCATCGCGATCGACCAGGAGATTGCGCAAGGCGGGCGACCCGTCAGCAATGCCGTCGCAGGCAAGACGGCGCAAACTGTATCGTTGGAGCTTACGCCGGAGCAGGTCAAGAAGGTCTCCGTGGCAAAGCAGCTTGGAACGCTCTCCCTCGTTGTCCGGGCTGCGGCCGAGCAGTGGGACAAGGCCGACACGGGCGCGACATCCAGTTGCGATGTGTCGCCAGAGCTAGCGCGCCAGAGTGCAGTTGCCGGCCAGAGCACGACAGTGGTGATCTATAACGGCCGCGAACTCAAGCAATACTCGGTCAGGAAGCAGGACATGGACGACGATGCTCTCGTCGCCTGCGAGGGGGCGACGGAGGCTGCCCGCCTGACGGCTGCTGCGTTGGGTGATGCTGGCAAGGTGCCGGAGAAACGTTGA
- a CDS encoding AAA family ATPase, producing MSVNMAVVESPVATTSALTRNRIVCFVNDESSAAALRKGLDGSNLAIRRGSIRHATRMLETDTDLFALVTDISGIDDPFTELERLASVCPPDVRVCLIGDNREITFYRELMETGVTEYLPTPITRDMVLDQLRPKLLGDVAPAHNDRGGHVVSICGAQGGAGATSIAINLALQLAETTKAKVALLDLHLQGGETAVMLGVRPGPGLRIALENPMRADTLFLERAAIEVNDRVCLISGEEDLDAKLDITEAGVRHVLGLLRQRFNYVVVDVPVPFPASIYPVIKMSRHVLVLLEAEVTGLRNAHALRNAVTNIAGKDRVFTLLNRADRAGGLPRGTIVKALGAEPDMVIPDLGKGMTQAVNLGIPALKHVSALRRHLAPIVREITGVGSERKGRWRRWLGL from the coding sequence ATGAGTGTGAACATGGCAGTGGTGGAATCACCCGTAGCGACGACGTCGGCTCTCACGCGTAACCGTATCGTCTGCTTCGTGAACGACGAGTCGAGCGCTGCGGCGCTGCGCAAGGGGCTCGATGGCAGCAATCTGGCGATCCGGCGGGGCTCCATCCGTCATGCGACACGCATGCTGGAGACCGACACCGATCTGTTCGCGCTGGTGACCGACATCAGTGGGATCGATGATCCCTTCACGGAACTGGAAAGGTTGGCCAGCGTCTGTCCGCCCGATGTGCGGGTGTGCCTGATCGGTGACAACAGGGAGATCACGTTCTACCGCGAACTGATGGAGACCGGCGTTACCGAGTATCTTCCAACGCCGATCACCCGGGATATGGTGCTGGACCAGCTCCGCCCGAAGCTGCTTGGCGACGTCGCGCCCGCTCATAATGACCGGGGTGGACATGTGGTGTCGATCTGCGGTGCGCAAGGCGGCGCGGGAGCGACCAGCATTGCGATCAACCTCGCGCTGCAACTGGCTGAGACCACCAAGGCGAAGGTCGCACTGCTCGACCTTCATCTGCAGGGCGGCGAGACTGCGGTAATGCTCGGTGTTCGCCCCGGACCCGGCCTCCGCATTGCCCTCGAAAACCCGATGCGGGCCGACACGCTGTTTCTGGAGCGGGCGGCTATCGAGGTCAACGATCGGGTTTGCCTGATCTCCGGCGAAGAAGACCTCGATGCCAAACTCGACATCACTGAGGCGGGCGTTCGGCACGTGCTGGGATTGCTCCGCCAGCGGTTCAACTACGTCGTTGTCGATGTACCGGTGCCGTTCCCCGCATCCATCTATCCGGTCATCAAGATGTCCCGTCATGTATTGGTGCTGCTGGAAGCCGAAGTGACAGGGCTGCGCAATGCCCATGCGCTGCGCAACGCCGTCACCAACATCGCCGGCAAGGATCGGGTCTTTACCCTGCTCAATCGTGCCGATCGTGCCGGCGGTCTGCCCAGGGGAACAATCGTCAAGGCGCTCGGCGCAGAACCGGACATGGTGATCCCGGATCTCGGCAAGGGAATGACGCAGGCGGTAAACCTCGGCATTCCGGCTCTCAAGCATGTATCCGCGCTGCGGCGTCACCTCGCTCCGATTGTACGGGAGATCACCGGCGTCGGCTCCGAGCGAAAGGGACGGTGGAGGAGATGGCTCGGGCTATGA
- a CDS encoding CpaF family protein: MKKFGRRDDDAPLRLPTLMAGPSTVAPSLPPATPPTEPSLASSAPSPSASTPKREEPASHHPVMSASLRERVIEQIEPSVAATVSRDVLRRQIEEIIHGIANQDRLELSGREQLLLAEEIADDMTGYGPLRSLLLDETINDIMINGPSNVYVERSGKLERVAVRFRDNDHIAAVAQKIAAQVGRRVDESSPMVDCRLPDGSRVNIILPPLAIHSPCVSIRKFPSRRLNIAGMIENGSMTAALGQLLEIASRCRLNVLVSGGTGSGKTTLLNALSQFIDHSERIVTIEDAAELQLQQPHVISLETRPPSLEGTGQVTQRDLLWNALRMRPDRIVVGEVRGAEAFDMLQAMNTGHDGSISTVHANSARDALTRVENMVQMGQVNLPSRAIRAQIVAALDLIVQIERMRDGQRRIIQITEVIGLEGEVITTNDVALFEYKEEDVHGRISGTYRSTQAVPKFKSRLVYYGLERAWADAMRQI; the protein is encoded by the coding sequence ATGAAAAAATTCGGCAGGCGCGATGACGACGCGCCACTGCGTTTGCCTACACTGATGGCGGGTCCGTCCACGGTGGCGCCCAGCTTGCCGCCAGCTACGCCGCCAACTGAGCCCAGTCTGGCGTCATCGGCGCCAAGCCCGTCCGCGTCCACGCCGAAGCGCGAGGAACCAGCGTCGCATCATCCGGTAATGTCGGCGTCGTTGCGCGAACGGGTCATCGAGCAGATCGAGCCATCCGTCGCCGCAACCGTCTCGCGCGATGTTCTTCGTCGGCAGATCGAGGAAATCATCCACGGCATTGCCAACCAGGACCGGCTGGAGTTGTCCGGTCGTGAGCAGCTTCTGTTGGCGGAAGAAATTGCGGACGATATGACCGGTTACGGTCCGCTCCGTTCGCTTTTGCTGGACGAGACGATCAACGACATCATGATCAACGGGCCGAGCAACGTCTACGTCGAGCGGAGCGGCAAGCTGGAGCGTGTCGCCGTGCGATTCCGCGACAACGATCACATTGCCGCGGTCGCGCAGAAGATTGCTGCGCAGGTCGGTCGGCGCGTGGATGAATCCAGTCCGATGGTGGATTGTCGCCTGCCGGACGGCAGCCGCGTCAACATCATCCTTCCGCCGCTGGCTATCCATAGCCCTTGCGTCTCAATCCGAAAATTTCCGAGCCGGCGTCTAAATATTGCTGGAATGATCGAAAACGGCTCGATGACCGCCGCTCTCGGACAGCTGTTGGAGATTGCCTCCCGCTGCCGCCTCAATGTTCTGGTCTCCGGCGGCACGGGGTCGGGCAAGACAACGCTCCTTAACGCTCTCAGCCAGTTCATCGACCACAGCGAACGTATCGTCACGATCGAGGATGCGGCGGAGCTCCAGCTTCAGCAGCCGCATGTAATCAGCCTGGAGACGCGGCCACCCAGCCTCGAAGGTACAGGACAGGTAACGCAACGCGATCTGCTGTGGAATGCCCTGCGCATGCGCCCGGATCGCATCGTCGTGGGTGAGGTGCGAGGCGCCGAAGCATTCGACATGCTGCAGGCAATGAACACCGGCCATGATGGATCGATCTCGACGGTACATGCCAATAGTGCGCGCGATGCTCTGACGCGCGTCGAAAACATGGTGCAGATGGGCCAGGTTAACCTGCCGTCGCGCGCAATCCGCGCGCAGATCGTCGCCGCCCTGGATCTGATTGTGCAGATCGAGCGCATGCGGGACGGTCAGCGACGGATCATTCAGATTACTGAGGTGATAGGCCTGGAAGGCGAGGTGATCACCACCAACGACGTCGCGCTGTTCGAGTATAAGGAGGAGGATGTGCACGGGCGTATATCGGGCACATACCGGTCCACCCAGGCAGTCCCGAAATTCAAGAGCCGTCTCGTTTATTACGGGCTTGAGCGGGCCTGGGCCGACGCGATGAGGCAGATCTGA
- a CDS encoding type II secretion system F family protein — translation MSTPLIIVLVLLLCAAANTLRLDARQRRMNRQLEVALPISEAATLVSIRRAAKASRWDMLYRIANYRPEIVYSWHPAYVLLAGVMAAGPVVYANRLLGLSTPIVSIAAAVVAILVVRGLFGWQRNRFINQLFRQLPDAIQLVTSTVRSGLPVNEAFRTIARELPQPTSGQFAIVCSELSMGRPPEEAVEGIYRRTLVPEYAMFAVTLAVQLKAGGSLAETLQILADTVSQRVALAARAKAMAGEVIFSSRALSLSPFVVGGLLYVINPQSVDLLFYDPTGNMLLAYAAASVTIGHFVIRWMIKRETAL, via the coding sequence ATGTCGACGCCCTTGATCATCGTTCTGGTGCTCCTGCTGTGCGCGGCGGCCAATACCCTTCGGCTCGACGCGCGACAGAGGAGGATGAATCGCCAACTCGAGGTTGCTCTACCGATCTCTGAAGCGGCAACCTTGGTGTCTATCCGTCGCGCGGCTAAAGCTTCGCGTTGGGATATGCTCTATCGCATCGCCAATTACCGCCCCGAGATCGTCTACTCCTGGCATCCGGCCTATGTGTTGCTCGCCGGCGTCATGGCCGCGGGTCCCGTCGTTTACGCCAATCGCTTGCTGGGATTATCCACGCCCATCGTGTCGATCGCTGCTGCTGTGGTCGCCATCCTGGTGGTACGAGGCCTGTTCGGATGGCAGCGAAATCGCTTCATCAATCAGCTTTTCCGCCAGCTTCCTGACGCAATTCAGCTGGTGACCAGTACCGTTCGGTCGGGGTTGCCCGTCAACGAAGCGTTTCGCACGATCGCGCGCGAGTTGCCACAACCAACGTCCGGCCAGTTCGCGATCGTCTGCAGCGAGTTGAGTATGGGGAGGCCCCCGGAAGAAGCTGTCGAAGGAATTTATCGGCGAACGCTGGTTCCTGAATATGCCATGTTTGCGGTGACGCTCGCGGTCCAGTTGAAAGCGGGCGGCAGCCTGGCAGAAACCCTGCAGATACTTGCCGACACTGTAAGCCAACGGGTTGCATTGGCTGCACGCGCGAAGGCCATGGCCGGAGAAGTCATCTTCTCTTCGCGTGCGCTTTCGCTATCGCCGTTCGTCGTGGGCGGGTTGCTCTACGTCATTAATCCACAATCCGTTGACCTGCTGTTTTATGACCCGACTGGAAACATGCTGCTGGCCTACGCGGCCGCGTCCGTAACTATCGGACACTTCGTGATACGTTGGATGATCAAAAGGGAGACGGCACTATGA
- a CDS encoding type II secretion system F family protein, whose amino-acid sequence MTAAVGFAALATVAVAATFILIIREVHIRALDTRVSNAVLGIPDRSSSSPDLIGWLSSIGARYRRFYAEENLEQLRTIIQSAGFNHYRTLPIWIGVKAVSMFLFPLAAFFAAQLLGKPVSDAMIFTLIGVVIGIMGPRLILMVLKRRFDAAIRLGTPDTIDLLVVCSEAGMGLEGGVERVAAEMKETNPAMAQVLRGLLDDLRILPNRSEAFEKLGLKSDGLRRFGTVVSQTLQYGTPLGQALRGIAVDLRRERITKLEERAHKLGAKLTVPMVLFMLPAMFVILGGSPFLHLARAFK is encoded by the coding sequence ATGACTGCTGCTGTCGGTTTCGCGGCCCTCGCCACGGTAGCCGTGGCCGCAACCTTCATTCTGATCATTCGCGAGGTGCATATTCGCGCGCTGGATACGCGGGTATCGAACGCAGTGCTGGGCATCCCTGACCGGTCAAGCTCGTCGCCGGACCTGATTGGCTGGCTTTCCTCAATAGGCGCTCGCTACAGGCGCTTCTATGCGGAGGAAAATCTGGAGCAACTGCGAACGATCATTCAGTCGGCAGGATTCAACCATTATCGAACCTTGCCGATCTGGATCGGCGTCAAAGCGGTCAGCATGTTCCTGTTTCCGCTCGCGGCTTTCTTTGCGGCGCAGCTTCTCGGAAAGCCGGTCTCCGATGCGATGATCTTCACGCTGATCGGAGTGGTGATCGGCATCATGGGGCCACGTTTGATTCTCATGGTCTTGAAGCGGCGCTTTGACGCTGCCATTCGGCTGGGGACCCCGGATACCATCGATCTGCTCGTTGTATGCAGCGAGGCCGGCATGGGCCTCGAGGGCGGGGTCGAACGTGTGGCAGCGGAGATGAAGGAAACCAATCCGGCGATGGCTCAGGTATTGCGCGGGCTTCTCGACGACCTCCGCATATTGCCGAACCGCAGCGAAGCATTCGAGAAGTTGGGCTTAAAGTCTGATGGGCTTCGTCGCTTTGGAACGGTTGTCAGTCAGACCTTGCAGTACGGAACACCGCTGGGGCAGGCCCTGCGCGGTATCGCTGTCGACCTTCGGCGGGAGCGTATCACCAAGCTGGAGGAGCGAGCTCACAAGCTGGGCGCCAAGCTGACTGTTCCGATGGTGCTGTTCATGCTTCCGGCCATGTTCGTCATTCTGGGCGGGAGCCCGTTTTTGCATCTCGCTCGTGCGTTCAAGTAG